TTTTggataacattttaaacatctCCAAGTTTTCATCCAAACAactcttaaaaaatttaaaaaattaaaagaagaatttataaagaattttaaaatggttttaaattaaaaaagtttataaacattttaaatatgaaattaaacaaTGTTTTGAAACTAATTGATAACACGATAGAGAACCTTCAAAACAgtcaacttttttaaaattaaaaaattaaacatgtatttttagaaaaaacattgaaaccaatacaaatattttagaaCTTTAAAagcatgataaaaataattaaaatatttttgtacattaaatattttaaaatgtaatttaaaaacatgtacttaatataattaaaataacccgttttaaaaaacatatttaattaattattttaatatattatacacaataattgaattttaaaataaattttaaacacttaaaaataacatgattcttaaacatttttaaatataaaattaatctaattaaaaatagtGTGATAgagtaaaagaattaaaaattaaaagtttaaatatgtaattacatattaaaacaaaagatttaCATACATATGAAGAGAAGGATGAGGGTTATAGATTTTTcaatgtattatatattaagatacataaaataattttaaatatttaattgttaagttAAAGGTATGAAAACAATTTCAAGTTtatcatttataaattatttctattttctaagGTGTGGTATATGTCTAcacatttaatttctttactatATCTAAACAAACAAATACCAAGAGGGTTTTGTCATTaggtttaaaattattattatacttttgaaaacaattttcaaattctcataaaatctctaaaatctttaaaagctttttattagaatttaaaagttaagagaaaaaaccctaaaaattcaTTGTCTTTAGCCAAAAGAGAAGGGTGACCACAAATGTGAAAGTGCCGTGGGATTTCATCAACTTGCCAATTCATTTAtcaatcttaatatttttaatttatatttcaatataaaataaccACGTAGAAAGTGGCCACGTTGGCGAAACACAAAAGGGAAATCACGGAACTGTACTGCTACGGATTCCCGAAAAGAGAGCATTCTTCTCGTTATTAGGAGGGAGATggatgaatgaaattttcatatcatttcCATTACCGCTTAATTCaagctcttttttttaaaagaaagaaatcccaagtctCCACAATACAACATTTTGTcttaatcaaacattttaattaattaaattttataaaatatatcattcaaAGTGAAAGTTTTATTACGGATGTGAATTTGAAcgcattaaaattatatttattttttatttaaaaaaactttctttttattagtaataataacaacttaatatttatattaactgAGTTGATTTACTTATATTGGTGATGGGTATATAACGCAGTTTGAGTAGTAAAGTCTTGTGCTATGAACGTTTATGCAGGTAAAGAGTACATGTGTTGAGCTACCAAGGACATAATAACCCCTAAAGAAGCTAGAGCAAGgcctaattgaaaatgaattgaattattgattgtGTCATAAAGACCCTTGTGCCCCTGCCCCAATCATCCTCCCAAAGGAATATGTGCTTCGAAAAGATCTTTTATACTGTGACCAATTCCGAAGTTAGTTCTATACATGTGACCCGCTATTAGGAAAAGAATTACAATAGCTAAATGATGGTGTGCAATATCAGTCAGCCATAAACTTTGCTTTTGTGGATGGAATCCCCCGAGAAGGGTTAGAATGGTAGTTCCTGATCCTTGGGAGGTACCAAATAAATGACTACTTGAACCGGGGTTTTGAGCATAAAGATTCCACTGACctaaaaaaatgggcctaacCCTTGGGGATGCGGTAATACATCTAAGAAAGTACTCCATCAAACATATTCCCATCTGGATCCAGGAATAGCGACATGGACTAAGTGCCTTGTCCAAGCTAAAGAAATTACTCCAAATAGTCCTGACAAATGATGATTGAGACGAGATTCGACGTTCTTGAACCACGAAACGTTCGGTTTCCATTTTGTTTGTAGGTGTAACCAAGCCGCTATTAAGGAtaaatcaaaaagaaataataaaaaaatggctCCAGTATAAAGATCTTCATTAGTACGTAACCCGATTGTATACCACCACTGATAAACACCAGAGTAAGCGATATTCACTAGACCAGGAGCGCCACCTCTAGTAAAAGCTTCCACCATCGGTCGACCAAAATGAGGATCCCAAATTACATGAGCAATCAGCCTTACATGTAAAGGATCCTGTACCCATGCCTCAAAATTTCCCTGCCAAGCTACATGAAACAGATTTCCGGAAGTCTATAGAAAAATTATTGCTAATTGCCCGAAGTGAGAAGCAAAAATATTCTGATAAAGACGTTCCTCAATAACATCATCATGACTCTCGAAGTCATGCGCGATAGCAATACCAAACCAAATACGACGAGTAGTGGGTTCCTGAGCTAATCCTTGGCTAAACCTTGGAAATATTAATGCTATAATGCCTTTCAAATCCTTATAGCCATTATCTTACTACAATAATTCTTGCTAAAAAGAATACCCATGTTGTGGCAATTCCACCCAGAAGGTAATGGGTTATCCCTACAATACGTCATTGTACAATGCTTAAAGCTCTAGGCTGAGAAACAAGAgcaacttttaatttattatgatcCCAAACGATGGATTCAATAAGTTCTTGCCAATAACCACGTCCGCTGAATAGAAACATTAAACTAAAATCCCATACAAAAAATGAGCACCTAATAAAATAAGGTCATATGCAGATAATGAAGAACCATAAGACTGAATTACCTAGGATGCTTGTGCCTATAAGAAATCGCGTAGCCACCCATTAATAGAAATAGAACTCTACGCAAAATTCCCTCTTGTGATATGAGTTACCACCCATTGATCACTTATAGTACCCCAAACATCTGACTGCATTTTCTAACTGAAATAGAATATTACTACcgaaattgaattgtacatcCAGAATAGTCCTAAGAAGACATGATCCCAAGTGGAAACTTGGCATGTCCCCCCTCTTCTAAGCCTGTCACAAGGGAAATGAAAATCGAGATTTGCTTTATCCGGTATCAAATGCGAGCTACGAGCAAATAGAACACCTTTCAGGTGTATCAATACTGTCACATGAATCGTAAATGCATGAATGTGATGGACAAAAAAATCTACAGTTCCTAATGAAATAGGTAACAAAGCAACTTTGCCCCCCACTGCCACTAAATCACCGCCTCCCCAGGTAAAACTGGTGCTCGCTATTGCACCAGGAGCCGTTGCACCGGGTGCTAAAGTATGGGTGTTACATATgcaaagtaataaattttaataaaataattatatgatgaGATTTGGACttgtatcaaaattttaatttataagtgAATTTTTGGCATGcatatcaaatttcttttaCATAAAGTAGTcgttaataattttctttcttatgttttagggtcagtttaatatttttggttaaaacttttattattatgaaaagatgaaaaacatttttcaaaaggCAAACATTCATAGTAGATCACCATCATGGTTTCTATAagcaaacttaaaaatatataaatttaatataagataaaaagtaaattcaaataaaaaatgaaagaaaataaaataatgagaGTAATAGTACCTGGCAAGTACTCCTACTTGTACCCTTCTTTCTCTCTCATCATCATATCATCACTATCCTTTGTTTAATTCCCTCTTTCCTCCTCTTTATATATTGCGCCCCTCACTCTCCTTCCTCCCTACTCTCTcccttctcttctcttctcttcttcaaccAAAACTAAACAGGGACGAGGACTCCACAACCACGATTGGTACTAACTAATTGCTTCACCTTCACACTCGAAGATttcacttcttttcttttcttttctttttaataaaacgCCAAATGAAACAACTCATCCGCCGTCTCTCCCGCGTTGCCGATTCTTCCTCCCAATACAGGCTCCTCCGTTCCGATGCCTCCAACAGAGAACGCGCCACCCCCACGCGTTCAGCCGAATCATTCCTCATCGCCGTCTCCTCGGTGAAAAAGCCGGGACGGCGGTCGGTTCCCCAAGGCCATGTGCCGGTGTATGTGGGGGAGGAAATGGAACGATTCGTTGTGAACGCCGAGTTGCTGAACCATCCGGTTTTCGTTGGGTTGCTTAATAAGTCGGCTCAGGAGTATGGGTATGAGCAAAAAGGGGTGCTTCGTATTCCCTGTCACGTGCTAGTTTTCGAACGGGTAATGGAAGCCTTGAGACTTGGGGTTGAGTCACGTGACCTCCAAGATCTCCTTCGTTCTTTCTCCGACGACTGTTGTTTTCTCGATTTCTAAGAGGAAGAGAAAGGACATTTAAAACGCTGTCGTTTGCGCTTGTGTAAATATAGAAAGGTTAAAAGGAAGAAAACTGAagaaatttttagggttttctttttctttctttcttttttttttgtatagtCCTTCCCTGTAAAGAGGACTGCACAGAAATGGAGAAATTGCTTTTTTCCcctatatatttgatttaatttctttttctttgtttagaAATTCATTCTGAAAGGAAAGCCGAATGCGAGACAAGGTAAAGTTGGAGATTCTGACAGCTATCACTCATGTGTTTAGCGGTTTTATAATGCATaaaattttctgtttgttttgaAGGAAAACTGGAAGGGAAAATTAGCAAATTTGAAATGCAAAAGCTATATTTATAATTTCCTTTGATGCTTAGAAAATCACGAATAACCCCAAAAGAGGTTCTTGGTTCCATTCATTGTGAGGTTTTCCTGCACTtcacaaaacataaattatagtctttcttttcttttattttcttcaaagaATTATACTCTTTATAGACTGAGTATAAATCAAAGAGTAAAATTGGGataataagataattaaattagtattattaaaaaatcacaaacCAGAACAAAACAATAGGGGGCAGATCTCAAATTTGGGGAAACATTAGGTGATTATCCTGTGACGGTGGCTTGGGATCACAATGGAGGGAGGGTAaagaattttccttttttccttaattaggTACAGCGGTAGAAGAGATAAAAGGAGTGATTATAAACTATAAAAGATAAACTAAACAATCATCGTAGCACTTGTAATTAAGGAGCAgggaattgttttattatattaaaaatagtgcTCCATGtcattttatttccatttttttcgtTTAATAGTTTGATATAATTATGTGATATTAAATTTCGCAATTACTTTCACATTCATCaatcttataattatttaatttaatattataaaaggaAATATCTATAGTTTTGTTCATCAACATTAACTCGGTATACAACATATATAAGTTAttcatacataattttattctttaaatatacaacatattcatacatatatgatgttagtatataaatttagtacATATTAGAAATTAGCAGAGTCACCATCtggagatattttataaaattattaatataaaatatatgagttattttggtggtttaaaattttaatttaaaagatacgtgtaagtttttttaaataaattcatttttaaaatttaactaaatttgatagataaagatttttttgcCAGTTAAaagttttggttaaaatatataattatttttaaaagacaaaaattgataaaagactaaattatttgtatatgctttcattttataaatatttattattattgttgagTTAACTCATGATACTAAgtcaatcaaatattttattgtagtgTAGATATTAAGCAGGGGTGTTAATTAGGGAATAGAGGTATCCATGGGCCGGCCTCAACCAAAATCTTAGGCCATTTGTTAGGCTCGGCCCAaaaaatgagcttaaaatttCACTCAAGTCCGGCagaataaaaatgctaaaacccgGGCCTaacccgtattaatttttttatataatttctttttaaaatataatacatcaaaatactaagcaacattaaaataaatgtttcccaacaacttgaaaataaatttaaaaaatatgtatacttaaacaacactaagatagatgtaacttaacaaacaaatgcctctaaaatagtaacaaaattaataataaaacaagagttatacaatgtctaaacaataacaataaaatagtagtaacataatagtgaaattgtagcaAAATAGTAATAACACAATAAAATAGCAgcaaatatagtaaaaaaagagtaagcaaacaataacaaaaaaaatagcagTTCTTCGGCAAATTCGGGAAAAAAAACTTACCTAAGGTCCAGCCCCTTTTCAAAACGAgactttttttttatccaaacccattttttgaatttatatttttacctaaatttttccattttttgagTGGGCCTTCAAACCAAGGTGTATAGATATGTAAGGATAGACAAGAAGCCAAAATTATTTATGGTTACTTTTAgtcaaatctaaaaattaactcattcaaataatttttttttagctcttgattaaatggtgaaattcatttttcgttttttttaaatattaataattcaatttaaactattttaacataaattagctttaatatcttaaaattttataatttatttgaagcatacataaaatattataaatgataaaataattttttactcaaGGGTGATAAGGGTTTCGTTggatcaaattttttaaaaataaatttgaagttgtttttgttaatttaaatataaaataattaaaaaaagaataattataaaataaatgaaaatgaattatgAAATGAGCGGAATAACtacttaaccatttttatttgaatCGATTTTGTGAGTAGTGATATTCCAAGAAACGTAAGAATTTGGGGATGGAGGCGTCACTAATTAAGTTATTTGAGGGCAATTACCTTGTTTGAACAATgaattccttttccttttcacCAATTTCACACATTTTGATCAAAACTTGttatttctctctctctctctcttttattttaaattatctttataaaattgaagttaatactttaaattttgaacctatttttcatatatattggAGGCTGGTTATTTGTTTGGATACGATAGATCCCTCAACAAATCGATATTGTTTTGATTGGAGTTTTGTCTCTTGATTCTATAGAGCATTCGAGTGTCTAAGATTGATTAAAGAAGTGATGAGTTCAACAAAATAAGAGCATTTTGTCATATCAGATTGTGTGTGGCGCacaatcacaaaatttaaaaatgtggGCATTTCCAGTTCGTAAAGTTTGAACTCATACCCTTATTTAGCATATTATTGAGCATCTATGTTACCACTTGATCGAGGACAACACTTAAATTACTTTTTCAAAAGGAGTAGACTTTACCTctaacatatattaatttaattatttaaagtatttaaaattttaaatgtaattttaattatttacttgttttaaaatttaattaattaaaaatatttagaagtCATTTAGGATAACTTAGTTAAACGAGagtaatttttatcatttaattatttattcattttcatttaaaataatttaatgaatattattttaaaaggcataatgacttatttggccttctaactttataaaaaaatttagccctctattttattttttttatctttttagcctttaaacttgcaatttttgtcaaatcagtccaaaatagatgaaaaagtcAACTTTTAACTTTGCTTAGTGGTATATACGTGGATTGTCATGGGGATGATATgtcaagatttaattaatttatttaaaattttaaaaactataacaagttattttaaaaaattaaaatcattaaaattattttaaaaataataaaattatattattttttattttaaaattgacaaaaattcaagttcaagGGCTAAAAGaggcgaaaaattaaatgaagagctaaaatgactttttttataaaatcgaggGCCAAAAGGTTATTAagcttttaaaagtaaatagatTTAGTgacatgttttgttaaatataaattatgttacattaataataataataataataataataataatattattattattattattattattatttgaactCAAGTTGTGGCGTATTGATTAGGTATTCACCTTCCCCAAATATTACCTGAGTTCAAATCACAAATAtagaaaccatttttttgagaaaacggggtcgacttggattttgaaaatgaaaacgaaaatgggagttgccaccgatcttttattaaggtgtgaccggttcactgttaaaaaatgaatttggtcagcgaaatttcgagaaaatagaTTCGGGAATTgattacacacgaggaagggttagcaccctcgtacgccctaaattggtaccgaattgattgtttgatATCTTAATgtcaaaactttgaaaagattttaaaatacaatcattTGGTGAGAAAACTTgaataaactaaattgaatgataagACGCACTTATCTCGCAGaaataaattgccacactcagtgagctagggtgcaacaattcaatcttcGAAATTAAATTCGTCcccttttttaagaaaatcatgtgttttaagaaggttattcaattatttaagtcaatcgagaaattaaaatccagaaagttagggttcaatttctcgaaattcctaaacatcaaacattacctttattttaaaatcgagataacaaaatatggtatccagtaagttaggatccatcACTTTAAAGTCtcaaaagctttattttaaagttgtatggttttaccaaaataaacactGGGCTATTCAAATTTGtagagaagaattgaagccccttaagttagggcacaattctctcgagagcTATGAACACcaggaatttttgaaaatcatgaaataaaatggTTTTGGTACTCTAATGAATCCGGATACTAAAAAAATGCGACGGGATGTTAATGTACGACAcgaaacaataattaataggCTAAAGTATACTAATAATCATCAATAATCAAGAAATacgaataaataatataaaatctatgCGGGCAATAATATCCAACACACATCATGCAAATACAAATATCAGCATTCAACAACTAAATGAATTAatagtcaattttaaaagaaatgccaagtgaaataacataaataaaatataataaattttcaactaaagaaaaatgaatattgaagtacattaaaagggttaaaattgaatactatatgaaatgataatataaaatgaattttaaaataagtattgtacgaaaagaaactcaaaataatatataaactaaattaaataaatgatacatacaaaatgaaaaaacttCATAATGGCCTATGTATGGTAATATATGTACATAGAGCAATatataaaacttgaaaatagtGAAATATACAAAGTAGGTCttccaaaagaaataaatcatataggtatataaaaggaaaatattggttttaaaacatataaatatattttaaaaaacaattttaaggtAAATGATTATAATTACAGGGATCAATTATGTGTATGTGAGgcaaaaatgattttaatgaagttatatatgtatagaaaatatatatatgtatagtttaaaattaaataacatatattacatatgtataaatatatacaataaaaacagtctaaaaataatagtaaataataaagtaacatatatatatatatatatatataggtaaatagaaatataattaaatataataataataacaataacaaatggtaaaaaaataatgatggtaaattaattaacaaaacaaaattattaatcaGGACTAAATTAGAATGAAAACAGAAATTTTGGGGCCAATCCgcaataaataaaatgaagaggGGTCCGAATTAGGTGCGCGAGAAACAAGGAGGGAGTAAAGCGGAAAATATCCCCGccctccaaaacgctgcgctatgagaaggactaaagtgaaacaacaataaaatatacgGGGCAAGTTTAGCAAATAAAGGAAAATTGGATTAAAACACCGAAACAAATCAGGAGGACCGATGGTGCAAATATTCCCTCCGAGACCAAAGAGCGCGAGTCTGCCCATGCGCGGGTCGGGTCATTGGGTCAGTGCCAATACGGAACCGTTTTGGAGCCACTGAGGCAAGGCCCAAACGGTACCGTTTTATGCCTAGCATGAATGCCTTATTAACCTATTCAGCAGCCCCTTTTCATTTTAAAGCATGttgcaaaaaaaagaaaaaaaaaagaaaccctaggcCCTCTCATGGCTGCGCCGCTCTGCTCATCGATCCATCAAACGGATCTCCGAACCCCTGCTCAAGCTCCGACGGCGACAGAGAGAACAGGGGATTCGACGACGGCTTTAATCAGGTATGGGTTCTAATCAccccctttttctcttttattttatatatgtacttaTATTACGATTAATAACgaaacagaaaagaaagaaaagcaataAGAACAGAatggaaaagggaaaaaagaaaacctttttcttttttgtattgatttcgtTTCTTTGATACAGTATGCGTTTTTTTTACAAAGGGTTTCGCTTTTTTTTTATAGCCCCccattcgaaataaaaaaaaaaacaaaatggaaaaatgcaatccatttttcttttattttctctgctGCGTTTTTTCATGTGTGTTTTTCGCAGGTACAGAGGCTAGCAGGTGGTGTACGGAGGCGTGGATGTGGCACAGTGTATGTGGAGAGAGGCGTGCTCGTACGGAGGCTCGCGCACGTGTACGAGGGCTCGTCACGTACGGAGGGAGAGCGAAGGGGCTTCACTGCTGCGGCGTTGGGAAGGGCtgctgctagggttttttttgaTGCCGTGTGTTTTGGTGTTAGGCCGCTTCGTGGTTAGGCTAGGGTCTGGGCAAATTGGGTTTAGATTTTAATGGGCCTTAGTGGGTTAGCATTTAAGCATTTGGGCCACAGTATTGGGTATAAGTTTGGTAGGTTAAAACAAtttgggccacgttgggcctaTGTATTTGGactttaaatattgaattttatttattcaactGAGCCCGGGCAATAATTGGGCATtacaacaaatataaaaaaatatttaaaatacattgtAATGTTATTctagtttctttatatatttctaatatATTGTTATACCCCTATCTATCGTAAACACGTGGTACCATTACAAGGCACCTGCGACAGGCCCATGGATGACCTTTTGCCTTGCATCACTTGGATAAATCCCCATCTAAAGATCACTTAGATAGTCTCCCATCTTACATCACTTGGTTGGTCACAAGGTGACCGACTCCGGATGTGATCTTGTCCTCCAAGCTACCTGCTTTTAACGGGAACACACTCATCTCCAAGAGGGGATTACCAAGAGACTACTGAGGCATAACAACATTGTACTAACTCAACAAGAAAAATGTTAGAGCAGTACCACATTCAATGACAACTCACATACAACAACCTTACCACTTGGTCACCGCACGGTCACCATGCCTTGAATTTGTGGATGACATGGCATTACTAAACATGAGACCTCCCTCCCTATAAATACCCTGTAGAATGATGAAGAAAGGATCTTTTACCCTTTTAACAACCCTAAGCACTTTGTCTACTTCATCCAACTTCCATTATCCTCAAACCACCTTACTCTTCTCCTATTTCTGTCCTTTTCTGTCTTTAGCTATCAAAGTGAATTGACCTCTTTAATTCTACCACCTTCTCCTCTTTTCTTCACCCTTGTtgatacttttatatatatatatatatatatatatatatatatatatacattttttgtcaaaattctaATGAATATAAAAGGTTTGTTGTCTACATTAATCAATCCAAACGCTAGCTAAACAggatgtttaaattttaaattttaatgagaaTGTTT
The nucleotide sequence above comes from Gossypium raimondii isolate GPD5lz chromosome 13, ASM2569854v1, whole genome shotgun sequence. Encoded proteins:
- the LOC105784349 gene encoding auxin-responsive protein SAUR71 gives rise to the protein MKQLIRRLSRVADSSSQYRLLRSDASNRERATPTRSAESFLIAVSSVKKPGRRSVPQGHVPVYVGEEMERFVVNAELLNHPVFVGLLNKSAQEYGYEQKGVLRIPCHVLVFERVMEALRLGVESRDLQDLLRSFSDDCCFLDF